Part of the Triticum aestivum cultivar Chinese Spring chromosome 4D, IWGSC CS RefSeq v2.1, whole genome shotgun sequence genome is shown below.
TCAAAGCCCGAGGGCGATACCTGGGAGGAGCAGTTCAGGAGCCACACCGACACGCGCCCCCGCGGCCCGCAGTCGATCACCTTCGACGTCTCCTTCTATGGTGCCGACTTCGTGTATGGCCTCCCCGAGCACGGCTCCACATCGCTCGCCCTCCGCCCCACACGCGGCCCGGGGGTTGAGGAGTCGGAACCTTACCGCCTCTTCAACCTCGATGTGTTCGAGTATCTCCACGACTCGCCCTTTGGGCTGTATGGGTCGATCCCCTTCATGATTGCACATGGCGCAAGTGCATCTTCAGGATTCTTCTGGCTTAATGCCGCGGAGATGCAGATTGATGTGCTTGCACCAGGGTGGGATAGCGCGGCCTTGATGGAGAATGGGAGAATTGACACGCTGTGGATGGCTGAGGCTGGTGTGGTTGATGCGTTCTTCTTTGTTGGTTCCGAGCCGAAGGATGTGATCAAGCAGTACATTAGTGTTACAGGTACGCCCTCCATGCCGCAGCAGTTTGCAGTGGCATATCACCAGTGCCGGTGGAACTACAGGGACGAGGAGGATGTTGCTGGAGTGGATGCTGGATTTGATGAGCATGATATTCCATATGACGTGCTCTGGCTCGACATTGAACACACTGATGGCAAGCGATATTTCACATGGGACCGTTCCACATTCCCGGATCCAGAGGAGATGCAGCGGAAGATAGCAGATAAGGGGAGGAAGATGGTAACTATTGTAGACCCACATATGAAGAGGGACAGTGGGTACCACATCCATGAGGAAGCTACTGCCAAAGGTTACTATGTTAAAGATGCAAGCGGGAAGGACTACGATGGGTGGTGCTGGCCTGGGTCATCATCATATCCTGACATGTTGAATCCTGAAATACGGGACTGGTGGGCTGACAAGTTCTCCTATCAAAACTACAAGGGATCAACTCCAACGCTGTACATTTGGAACGACATGAACGAGCCATCAGTTTTCAACGGCCCTGAGGTATGTTGCTGAATTGCAATATTTCTGTGCATTATCTTGTGAAGGCGAGGTTTACAGCAAAACTGAAACATTTTATGCATGAATCAATCTTGTTAGGTCACCATGCCTAGGGATGCATTACATAACGGTGATGTTGAACATCGAGAACTGCACAATGCATATGGGTACTACTTCCATATGGCTACATCAGATGGGCTTCTCAAGCGAGGTGAGGGTAAAGACAGGCCCTTTGTTTTGTCAAGGGCCTTCTTTGCTGGAAGTCAACGGTATGGGGCAGTTTGGACTGGTGACAACACTGCAGATTGGGATCACCTTAAATCCTCTATTCCGATGGTTTTAACTCTTGGTCTTACTGGCATGACCTTCTCTGGTAGGTGGACCTACATTACAACTTCACCTCATAATCCTGATGTTAAAAGCCTTACTAACATGTGAACCTTTGACAGGTGCGGATGTTGGTGGATTCTTTGGCAATCCTGAGCCTGACCTATTGGTGCGTTGGTACCAAGTAGGAGCTTTTTATCCTTTCTTTAGAGGTCATGCTCACCATGACACCAAGAGGCGGGAGCCATGGTTATTTGGGTAATGCCACAAATAATTAAATTTAAATAGTTTTGTTTATCTTGGAAATTCTCAACATGGCTGGTAATCCCCTCTGAGAAAATATATTAAAGAACTGGCTGATAATCGAGGAAAATTTATTACCATGACATGACTTCACATTGTCATCTAGAAAATTTAAGCTGATAACTTAGTTTGGAGAAGTAGATTATAAATGATATTTGTTTCAAGGCTAACATACTCATTGTACTTACTACAGAGAGCGAAGAACTGCCCTCATGAGGGAGGCAATACATATGCGGTATTCATTGTTGCCCTACTATTACTCTCTGTTCCAAGAGGCTAGTGTAACTGGTGTTCCTGTTATGCGTCCTTTGTGGTTGGAATTTCCTGACGACAAGGAAACATATAATAATGGTGAGGCTTTTATGGTTGGGCCAAGCATTTTGGCCCAAGGAATTTACGAAGAGGTGAGTAGTGATACTGCATATATATTTTTTCTAAATCACTCATGTTTTGCTGGAAAATGCAACATGCATTTTAATATAATAACTACATGCAGGGCCAGAAATCAGTGTCGGTTTACCTTCCTGGAACGGAGTTATGGTATGACTTGAGAAATGGATCTCCATACAAGGGAAGTGTGTCACACAAGCTGCAAGTTTCAGAAGATAGCATACCAAGCTTCCAAAGGTCCGGCACAATTGTGCCAAGAAAGGATAGATTCAGGCGCAGTTCTACTCAGATGGTGAACGATCCATACACCCTGGTATGTCAAACATGTTTGCCTATGTAAACATCTTGCTCTTTGGTAACTCATAATCCCATTTACTAGTTCTCTCTGTGATGTGCAAATAGTCATTAATAGTGTTAATATCTACCTGGTATTTCATAATATTTTTTACCGATGAAAAGTTGCATGTGAACCTTTTTCTGTACTAAACACATGCTGCATGTGAGCCTTACTTAGCTAGCCCCTTCCAGATTAGTCGATGTGGTTCTGAGGATCAACTATACATCATATTGCAATGCTTGTTAAATTATTAGGCTCTAAACTAGCTAAATATATGACCATGCAAATCTGTTTGGTTGATGTAGCTACTACCTACATACTAGTGCGGTTTATTCTCTGTAGTACTATTTAACTCTGTATTTTTGCAATGATCAGGTGATAGCCCTCAATAGCTCTGGTTCTGCAGAAGGTGAACTTTATGTGGATGATGGGAAAACTTATGATTATCAGCAAGGGGCATTCATCCATCGGCGTTTTGTATTTGCAGACAATAAACTAACTTCGATCAATATTGCGCCTGATAGTCTGGGCAAGAAGGTATATTCAACTGAGTGTGTGATTGAACGAATTATAGTGCTTGGGTTATCATCGGGAGCAAAGAAGGCTATCATTGAACCTGGGAACCAAGAAGTGGAAATTGATCTGGGACCGATTAGTTTAAGGAGTGGTTCAAAGTCTGTTGCGCCAACAGTCAGGAGGCCCAATGTTCGTGTTGTAGATGATTGGACGATAAGGATTGCATGATATGCAGCCCATTCACATATGGAGCCTGATGTCTCCGTTGTTCGCTGTCTGGCTATAAACTTGGGCAATGCTAGAAGCGTAGTTTCAGACTCGTAAATGTTATCTGTGGACACCCAAATTTCATTGTTTCAGACTTTCAGTGGACCCAAAATTTCTGCATGTACCTGGTACGCATGCTGTTTGTACTCCCAATTTTGACATAAGTCGTGACATAAATTGCTGATGTATACCTGTAGCACTTATACTGAAATTGGTGTGCCACGTATGATGTATGCGATATGAAGTTCTTGCAACATTGCAATTTAgtagttttttttgtgtgtgtaatcTTGGATAGTTCTTTGCCTAAGATTGTAACCCCATCAGCTTCTCTGTCCATGAAAATCTTTTATAGGCAACATAGACCACACACTATCCTCCAACACAATGGTAACAAATAATACCTTCTCAGACAGAATGCACATACTTTAAGAGCTTGAGTTGTTAGTTATGGCAGCCATCAACTGGTCCTGCAACTGCAGTTGTGAGTTGTGGCAGGCAGACCAAAGTGTAGTATCCAGTTATAACTGCTTTCAGTCCTGCGGCTAGTTAGTATTATAACGTTTACATTCACTGGCTGAAGTAGGAAATGGCGGTAGGCAATGCATCCAGCCCCCAGCCTCTGTTCCGACCTAAAAGGGTAAAATGCCTTGAAAGTGGCGTATAACAACATAAGTAGTACAaagttcacttttgtaagtcgttttagACAACTCAAAATggactgttttgcacattgtctgaaatgtcttaaaggccttataaaagtgaacagaggaagTACTAATTTTCAGCTTGGAGGTTTGTTTGACAATCTTTTTTCCGTCAAGACAATTTTATTTCTCAGCTCGAAAACAAAACCTCATCTTCGGTAAGAAGAATGACCTCGCGTACATCCGATACAAGGATTAAGAGAGGAAAAACGACATAACTAGGGATAGACCAATGTATCAATGTAGTATGATTTTTACAGAGCACTGGTCCAATTAAATAGCCATCTCCGGCACAGAACAAGGACATGAATCACAAGATCAGAGTAGCCTCTCTCTCCCCCAACAAAAGGCAGACGGCCGCGAAGCAAAGCAATAAGCCCCATCATCTAACTCCAATACCCCAAGCTTAGAACAGCAACACAATACTACACTTATTCTAATTACATGGAACGAGCGTATGCATATGGCTATCTACCAGCTATGCACTGTAGACAAACCGCCATCAATCTTGCGAGCCGATCCATCACTTCCGGAGGAAAGCCCATGGCCCGCTCGCTGCCCCCATCCTGCAGACACCAGTCACAAAGCCATAATTGAAGATTATGGAACACAGATTTTGCAAGGATTTCACAGAGAACAGTTCAATTTCAGCAGGATTTGAAAACATTCCTCCTGTAAACGGCACTAGAAAAGGGCCGGGGATACCGAAGAAATGGATATACTGAAGAAGTGATGAGGAGGGGGTTAGGGTGGAGCATCGTATCATTCATACCTCCAGGTGCTGGCTACGGTCCTGAGGCTCATGTAGATGGTCAATGCGACCCATATGCCGATGAATCCCTTGTGCGCAGAAAGGTACACCAGGCATGGTATGGATATGGACGCCACCCCAACCTGAAGGTTTCCATGGGATTCAGTTTCAGTCTCGGGACAAGTTTCAGAGCTAAAAAATTTATGCTGCTGTGTAAGGATTTAGGGTACCATGGAGTATGCAGAGTAGGTGTAGTCTTGTGCTCCGAAGTTGATGCCGTCGAACACGAACGCCAGGGCGTTTATCGTCTGCGTGCCGGCGACAAACTGATCATCCCCAAACAAAGCTATATTCAGTGTCCGAATCCTGGGAAATAGTCATCTCTCGTATGGAGTTTCAAGTGTTTTGAAGAGCCAAGGCTCTTACCGGGATGCCTTTGTGGATGACGTCGATCACAGCGGCGTCCTTTGTGAAAACGCCGGCGCCGAACTTCATGAAGAGACCGAGCACCACTGTGAGACCCATCCCCAGAACAATGCTCAGCTGCAAGGTGAAAGACATGGCCATTAGCCTCTTCTTCTCAATGAACCAAACACATTTTGCGCGTTCTAGGGGGGGAAAAGGGAGAAGTGGCAATAATCAACTGTAACAAACCTGCAGAACACGAGAGGTCGCGGCAATCACCTTCTTGGTATCGTTCTTGGCGAACGCGCTTGCGAGCACTGCCTGCAAGAACTCATCCACAACACGCCCCAGTTCAGCACACTCTCCAGTCTCTACCGAAGCTGCTTCTCATGGACTAATAATTAATCTATGGGAGCATGACATGGCAATCTGACCTGTCCAGCAACGGCCAATCCATCGGCGAGAAGCGACGTCGCGAGCCAGAGCTGGCAGCAGATCTGGAAGGCCGCCATGATGGTTGGCCCGTCGCGGGCTGCCAGCGACGACGCCAGAGTGACGCAGAATGTCACCGCTACCACCCTCGCGAGCAGCAGGAATCCTGAAGAAAACAGAACACTTTCAGAGCCATTTCCAGGGGACCAGTGAGGGATGTTATCCAGTTCCAGGGTTCCAACTGTATCTCACCACACCCAAGAAACCGCCCAAATTTCAGGGATTTAAGGCTCGGTGGGATAACATCAACTTGCTGGACGAGCCGACATATCAAGATCATGGTTATCAGATACCTGAAGAAAAAGATGGAATGGGGAGTTGTTAGGACGGACTGAAATACATAGGCAGGTCTAGATGCTACTGGTAGCGAGGTGAAACCTACTGGGAAATGACATGAGCAACTGCGGCACCAGTGACACCCATGTGGCAAACAAACATCAAAATTGGGTCTAGGATGATATTTGTTGCATCTCCAACCACTGCAAAAGAAATTGTAAGGAAATGTTAGCAACGCTTCAAATATTTCTCCTTGAAAACAGATATCCATATTCCAGCTGAAAGAATGTAAATCATCACCAGGTATTCTTACCGGTAGCATACAACGGTGTCTTTGTATCTTTGAAGCCTCGGAAAACACCCTGCATTGCCAAAGACAGGAGAACAGCGGGAGCACCAAGTGATCTGATCGTTAGGTATCGAACCGCGGGTTCTAGCATTGGTGAGTCCTGGAATAGTGTGATGTAGATGGAAATATgaattagcatcatggatagcaagaAACTACAGAAGTAAAATAAACTTGGACAGATAGAGACACCTACATGTTTCACACCCATGATGCCCAACACAACTTTCGCCGAAAAGATGAGGAACACGGCCTGGACTAGCCCGAGAAATGAGCCAACAATTAGAGCCGATGTCACAGAAGGTATGTACCTTCTCTTGCACCCTTGATTGGAGAGATCAGCACACTCTGTGGGTATACAAGAATTAGCGCACACTGGCGTATCACCACCTGTAAAACAGAGTTCCACATAGGGATTCATGAAGAATACTTCAGTCCTGAGGTCAAATCAAATTACTGTTTAGGAACATATGAAACCAGGTATATTGCGAGAAATCGGTACCAGATGCGGGCACATTGCAGGCATCTGAATGCACATGAGCGGCTTTCTCAAGGTCTTTGCTGTTATTTTCTTCTAGGTACTTGCTAATGATGGCATCTTCTT
Proteins encoded:
- the LOC123098239 gene encoding probable glucan 1,3-alpha-glucosidase → MDPPPLPRVLPVALPLLLLLLASPAALAWKRDEFRNCNQTPFCKRARTRAPHSLDAPLSLVAGSLAVSPEGSLTAELSHPSRPRPLLLRLSALPPDALRLQINEDYSANTPPSRRFHVPNVLLPDVDSRALHLSKPKTVGGASTVALSSDLDVVVKHDPFELTVRRAGSGDPVLSFNSHGLFDFEPLQESKPEGDTWEEQFRSHTDTRPRGPQSITFDVSFYGADFVYGLPEHGSTSLALRPTRGPGVEESEPYRLFNLDVFEYLHDSPFGLYGSIPFMIAHGASASSGFFWLNAAEMQIDVLAPGWDSAALMENGRIDTLWMAEAGVVDAFFFVGSEPKDVIKQYISVTGTPSMPQQFAVAYHQCRWNYRDEEDVAGVDAGFDEHDIPYDVLWLDIEHTDGKRYFTWDRSTFPDPEEMQRKIADKGRKMVTIVDPHMKRDSGYHIHEEATAKGYYVKDASGKDYDGWCWPGSSSYPDMLNPEIRDWWADKFSYQNYKGSTPTLYIWNDMNEPSVFNGPEVTMPRDALHNGDVEHRELHNAYGYYFHMATSDGLLKRGEGKDRPFVLSRAFFAGSQRYGAVWTGDNTADWDHLKSSIPMVLTLGLTGMTFSGADVGGFFGNPEPDLLVRWYQVGAFYPFFRGHAHHDTKRREPWLFGERRTALMREAIHMRYSLLPYYYSLFQEASVTGVPVMRPLWLEFPDDKETYNNGEAFMVGPSILAQGIYEEGQKSVSVYLPGTELWYDLRNGSPYKGSVSHKLQVSEDSIPSFQRSGTIVPRKDRFRRSSTQMVNDPYTLVIALNSSGSAEGELYVDDGKTYDYQQGAFIHRRFVFADNKLTSINIAPDSLGKKVYSTECVIERIIVLGLSSGAKKAIIEPGNQEVEIDLGPISLRSGSKSVAPTVRRPNVRVVDDWTIRIA
- the LOC123098240 gene encoding protein DETOXIFICATION 42, coding for MEEGAAASMTVGEKRVAVDVPTDAAAAANGHGPEEKAAEDVPAPSALSGWPRTTGMYLFVMNIRSVFKLDELGSEVLRIAVPASLALAADPLASLVDTAFIGRLGSVEIAAVGVSIAIFNQVSKVCIYPLVSVTTSFVAEEDAIISKYLEENNSKDLEKAAHVHSDACNVPASGGDTPVCANSCIPTECADLSNQGCKRRYIPSVTSALIVGSFLGLVQAVFLIFSAKVVLGIMGVKHDSPMLEPAVRYLTIRSLGAPAVLLSLAMQGVFRGFKDTKTPLYATVVGDATNIILDPILMFVCHMGVTGAAVAHVISQYLITMILICRLVQQVDVIPPSLKSLKFGRFLGCGFLLLARVVAVTFCVTLASSLAARDGPTIMAAFQICCQLWLATSLLADGLAVAGQAVLASAFAKNDTKKVIAATSRVLQLSIVLGMGLTVVLGLFMKFGAGVFTKDAAVIDVIHKGIPFVAGTQTINALAFVFDGINFGAQDYTYSAYSMVGVASISIPCLVYLSAHKGFIGIWVALTIYMSLRTVASTWRMGAASGPWAFLRK